From the Pseudomonas baltica genome, one window contains:
- a CDS encoding MFS transporter, producing the protein MNRPAQSQPRRAAAAAFIGTMIEWYDFYIYATAAALVFGQLFFPSSDPLFSTMAAFGTFAVGFFARPLGGIIFGHVGDRIGRKKSLIITLLMMGVVTVCVGLLPSYAQIGVAAPVLLILLRVVQGIAVGGEWGGAVLMAGEHAPKGRRNFFASFAQLGSPAGLILSLLAFSAITRLPEADLMSWGWRLPFLASSLLLIVGLVIRLGVNESPEFLDGKAKAEQARSLVGHTEQAPVVEVLKTAWRPLLLCIGANTLGIAGVYFTNTFMIAYSTQQLGLPRSLILECLFVVSIIQFCIQPAAAWIAEKVGATRFLAVMATLAMASPYPMFVLVSSGQPSKIIVGIALAVVCMASFYAVIAGFVSGMFATRVRYTAISLAYQVCGAVAGGLTPLIGTWLAHSYPGQWWPMAVFYTLIAGTSLICVLALARRHALAHGLEMAAAH; encoded by the coding sequence ATGAACCGTCCTGCTCAGTCGCAGCCACGCAGAGCTGCGGCCGCCGCATTTATCGGCACCATGATCGAGTGGTACGACTTTTACATCTACGCCACGGCCGCCGCTCTGGTGTTCGGCCAACTGTTCTTCCCCTCCAGCGACCCACTGTTCAGCACAATGGCCGCCTTCGGCACCTTCGCCGTGGGCTTCTTCGCGCGGCCGCTGGGCGGCATCATCTTTGGCCATGTGGGTGATCGCATCGGGCGCAAAAAGTCCTTGATCATCACCTTACTGATGATGGGCGTGGTCACCGTGTGCGTCGGCTTGCTGCCCAGCTATGCACAGATCGGCGTCGCCGCGCCCGTGCTGTTGATCCTGCTGCGGGTGGTGCAAGGCATCGCCGTCGGCGGCGAGTGGGGCGGCGCGGTGCTGATGGCCGGCGAGCACGCTCCCAAAGGCCGGCGCAATTTCTTCGCGTCCTTCGCGCAACTGGGCAGCCCGGCCGGTTTGATTCTCTCGCTGCTGGCATTCAGCGCCATCACCCGCTTGCCGGAAGCCGACCTGATGAGCTGGGGTTGGCGCCTGCCATTCCTGGCCAGTTCGTTGTTGCTGATCGTGGGGCTGGTGATTCGCCTTGGGGTCAATGAATCGCCGGAGTTCCTCGACGGCAAGGCCAAGGCTGAACAAGCCCGCAGCCTGGTTGGCCACACCGAGCAGGCGCCCGTGGTCGAGGTGCTGAAAACGGCCTGGCGGCCATTGCTGTTGTGCATCGGCGCCAACACTCTCGGTATCGCTGGGGTGTACTTCACCAATACCTTCATGATCGCCTACAGCACCCAGCAACTCGGGCTGCCGCGCTCGCTGATTCTGGAATGCCTGTTCGTGGTCTCGATCATTCAGTTCTGCATTCAGCCGGCTGCTGCGTGGATTGCCGAGAAGGTGGGCGCCACACGGTTTTTGGCGGTGATGGCGACCTTGGCGATGGCCTCGCCGTACCCGATGTTCGTGCTGGTGAGCAGTGGTCAGCCAAGCAAGATCATTGTCGGCATCGCCTTGGCGGTGGTGTGCATGGCGTCGTTCTATGCGGTGATCGCCGGGTTCGTCAGTGGGATGTTTGCGACCCGCGTGCGCTACACCGCGATCTCCCTGGCGTATCAGGTGTGCGGTGCGGTGGCGGGTGGTTTGACGCCGTTGATCGGCACCTGGCTGGCCCATTCCTACCCGGGCCAGTGGTGGCCAATGGCGGTGTTCTACACCTTGATTGCCGGGACTTCGCTGATTTGCGTGTTGGCGCTGGCGCGTCGGCATGCGTTGGCTCACGGGCTTGAAATGGCCGCTGCACACTAA
- a CDS encoding histone deacetylase family protein → MRSFFHPEQLLHHPRSYYSRGQMRTPQEVPERALNLVKAAESLGFVVEQPADFGLAPLLAVHSAAYLTFLEEAHQRWKEVPEDWGDEVMSNIFVREPNALRGILAQAGRYLADGSCPVGEHTWRAAYWSAQCAVAAAQAVIDGEPAAYALCRPPGHHARAEAAGGFCYVNGAAVAAQALRARYGKVAVLDSDMHHGQGIQEIFYDRDDVLYVSIHGDPTNFYPGVAGFEDERGSGAGEGCNVNLPMPHGSSEAVFMDKLEQALEAVRAFGAEVLVLSLGFDIYELDPQSKVAVTTEGFARLGERVRSLGLACVIVQEGGYHLESLEDNARAFFVGPQAWQPAA, encoded by the coding sequence ATGCGTAGTTTCTTTCATCCGGAACAACTGCTTCACCATCCGCGCAGTTATTACTCGCGGGGGCAGATGCGCACGCCTCAGGAAGTGCCTGAGCGGGCGTTGAACCTGGTCAAGGCGGCTGAGTCGTTGGGGTTCGTCGTCGAGCAACCGGCTGACTTTGGATTGGCGCCGCTGCTAGCGGTGCACAGTGCTGCCTATCTGACATTTTTGGAGGAAGCCCACCAGCGCTGGAAAGAGGTGCCCGAGGATTGGGGTGATGAAGTCATGTCTAACATCTTCGTCCGTGAGCCCAATGCGTTGCGCGGCATTCTCGCCCAGGCCGGCCGCTACCTGGCGGATGGCAGCTGCCCCGTAGGGGAGCACACTTGGCGCGCGGCCTATTGGTCGGCGCAATGTGCCGTGGCAGCGGCGCAGGCGGTGATCGATGGTGAACCCGCTGCCTATGCGTTGTGTCGGCCGCCGGGGCACCATGCCCGCGCCGAAGCCGCGGGTGGGTTTTGCTATGTGAATGGTGCGGCGGTGGCAGCCCAGGCGTTGCGGGCGCGTTATGGCAAGGTTGCGGTGCTGGACAGCGACATGCACCACGGGCAGGGGATTCAGGAGATCTTCTACGATCGGGATGATGTGTTGTATGTGTCGATTCATGGCGATCCGACCAACTTCTATCCGGGTGTGGCGGGCTTCGAGGACGAGCGCGGCAGCGGCGCGGGGGAAGGGTGCAACGTCAACTTGCCGATGCCTCATGGTTCGTCTGAAGCGGTGTTCATGGACAAGCTGGAGCAGGCGCTTGAGGCGGTTCGGGCGTTCGGAGCCGAAGTGTTGGTGTTGTCGTTGGGCTTTGATATCTACGAGCTCGATCCGCAGAGCAAGGTGGCAGTGACGACCGAGGGCTTTGCGCGTTTGGGCGAGCGGGTGCGCAGCCTCGGGTTGGCGTGCGTGATTGTTCAGGAGGGTGGCTATCACCTGGAATCGCTCGAGGATAATGCACGGGCGTTTTTTGTGGGGCCGCAAGCCTGGCAGCCAGCGGCTTAA
- a CDS encoding DUF3077 domain-containing protein has protein sequence MTQANLHLHTAGTTPFGRSLDGHKLFTVNPDIPAIDALEHASILQDCANKLMTEAAFGDPTGHAALSAVYLNEMGKALMDDVAQAMAAAV, from the coding sequence ATGACTCAAGCGAATCTCCATCTCCACACCGCTGGCACCACCCCTTTCGGCCGCTCCCTTGACGGCCACAAGCTGTTCACTGTCAACCCTGACATCCCCGCCATCGACGCGCTGGAACACGCCTCCATCCTGCAGGACTGCGCCAACAAACTGATGACCGAAGCCGCGTTTGGCGATCCTACCGGGCATGCAGCCTTGTCCGCCGTTTACCTGAACGAAATGGGCAAGGCGCTGATGGATGATGTTGCTCAAGCGATGGCGGCAGCGGTCTGA
- a CDS encoding DUF2256 domain-containing protein gives MKKSELPSKNCATCGRPFSWRKKWARCWDEVRYCSERCKRQKSA, from the coding sequence GTGAAGAAAAGTGAATTGCCCTCCAAGAATTGCGCTACTTGCGGCCGTCCTTTTTCGTGGCGCAAGAAATGGGCGCGCTGCTGGGATGAAGTTCGTTATTGCTCTGAGCGCTGCAAACGTCAGAAGTCTGCCTAG
- a CDS encoding LysR family transcriptional regulator, with protein sequence MQLRALRYFHEVARCASLRKAAERLYVTPTAVSRQIEHLEHFFGATLIERGARGIRLTADGQCLAEQVAITLRGMEQVREVISSRQSQIAGNISIFVSESIVSTMLAPVLAALSRAHPKVTFNIVIASASATVDALCSGEADLGLAFYLPERADVEVTAQCELWHRVLVSAEHPFASRDSIELAELQGQPLAIPDAAYGVRQALELAAKKRGVSFTPVFTTSSLETQKSLARLGSAVLILPQIDAEARDLSDGLIAVPIADDDLGRVRIDLCVYRNRPQSSASLKCQEMLAAAMRSYGLAR encoded by the coding sequence ATGCAACTCCGAGCCCTACGCTACTTCCACGAAGTCGCCCGCTGCGCCTCCCTGCGCAAAGCCGCTGAGCGCCTCTATGTCACCCCCACTGCCGTCAGCCGACAAATCGAGCACCTGGAGCACTTCTTCGGTGCAACCCTGATCGAACGTGGTGCTCGCGGCATCCGCCTCACTGCCGACGGCCAATGCCTGGCCGAGCAAGTCGCGATCACCCTGCGGGGGATGGAGCAGGTGCGCGAAGTCATCAGCAGCCGCCAGAGTCAGATCGCCGGCAACATCAGCATCTTTGTCTCGGAAAGCATCGTCTCGACCATGCTGGCGCCAGTCCTCGCAGCGCTGTCCCGCGCCCACCCCAAGGTCACCTTCAATATCGTCATCGCCAGTGCTTCAGCCACGGTCGACGCGCTGTGTAGCGGCGAGGCCGATCTGGGCCTGGCCTTCTATTTACCCGAGCGCGCCGATGTCGAAGTCACCGCGCAATGCGAGCTCTGGCACCGCGTGTTGGTCAGCGCCGAACACCCCTTCGCCAGCCGCGACAGCATCGAATTGGCCGAATTGCAGGGTCAACCGTTGGCGATCCCCGATGCCGCCTATGGTGTGCGTCAGGCGCTGGAATTGGCGGCGAAAAAGCGTGGCGTCAGCTTCACGCCCGTGTTCACCACCAGCTCGTTGGAAACCCAGAAAAGCCTGGCGCGCCTTGGCTCGGCGGTGCTGATCCTGCCCCAGATAGACGCCGAAGCACGGGACCTGAGCGATGGCCTCATAGCCGTGCCGATCGCCGATGACGACCTGGGCCGCGTGCGCATCGACTTGTGCGTATACCGCAACCGCCCGCAGTCCAGCGCCTCGCTCAAGTGCCAGGAGATGCTGGCCGCAGCCATGCGCAGCTACGGACTTGCACGGTAG
- a CDS encoding OprD family outer membrane porin, with protein sequence MFQRLLFTATLACGTSVLTETASADNAQAQATGFIEGSALDLNLRHYYSSQHTKRSTHLVIQKPGGNQPTRTRETWVQTSMLKYSSGYTQGLIGFGVDASLFSAVTLDRGHGDVANGGDRVLVNGNGDALPTWSRLGVGDIRLRVSGTELKAGRLMTENPMLRYKDNRALPSSFQGVALYSNEWDRLALQAGTFERAIPRTGTGAERLTTTFGNRAYTGERISYIGGTLKPGYGLEASLYASRFENMWDQTYLGITQRSGDKAKVALKTAFNYYHTRDQGDQRLGYIDNNAYSLAVTGTHLAHSVTLAWQQIFGDEYFDYVWESTGNYMANSLYSDYNGPNEKSWQLRYDLDLAAYGLPGLTATLWHAKGWNIDGTHYDGDRNGRNTGYNVRGLDGAKHDENGLMVAYTVQSGRLKNAVLRTIVYNHRASGGQIDGSYDEFRLVGNVPINIF encoded by the coding sequence ATGTTCCAACGGCTTCTGTTCACCGCCACCCTGGCCTGCGGCACCAGCGTGCTGACCGAGACCGCCAGCGCCGACAACGCTCAGGCCCAAGCGACGGGGTTTATCGAGGGCAGCGCGCTGGACCTCAATCTGCGCCATTACTACTCCAGCCAGCACACCAAACGCTCCACCCACCTGGTCATCCAAAAACCCGGCGGCAACCAGCCTACCCGCACTCGCGAGACCTGGGTGCAGACCAGCATGCTCAAATACAGCTCGGGCTACACCCAGGGCCTGATCGGCTTCGGCGTCGACGCCAGCCTGTTCAGCGCCGTGACCCTGGACCGCGGCCACGGCGACGTCGCCAACGGTGGCGACCGCGTGCTGGTCAACGGCAACGGTGACGCACTGCCGACCTGGAGCCGCCTCGGCGTCGGCGACATTCGCCTGCGGGTGTCCGGCACCGAACTCAAGGCCGGCCGCCTGATGACCGAAAACCCCATGCTGCGCTACAAGGACAACCGCGCCCTGCCCTCCAGCTTTCAGGGTGTAGCCCTCTACAGCAACGAATGGGACCGCCTCGCCCTGCAAGCCGGCACCTTCGAGCGCGCCATCCCACGCACCGGCACTGGCGCCGAACGCCTGACCACCACCTTCGGCAACCGCGCCTATACCGGCGAGCGCATCAGCTACATCGGCGGCACCCTCAAGCCCGGCTACGGCCTGGAAGCCAGCCTCTACGCCTCGCGCTTCGAAAATATGTGGGACCAGACTTATCTCGGCATCACCCAGCGCAGCGGCGACAAAGCCAAGGTCGCCCTCAAGACCGCCTTCAACTACTACCACACCCGCGACCAAGGCGATCAGCGCCTGGGCTACATAGACAACAACGCCTACAGCCTGGCCGTGACCGGCACCCACCTGGCCCACAGCGTGACCCTGGCCTGGCAGCAGATCTTCGGCGATGAGTACTTCGACTACGTCTGGGAATCCACCGGCAACTACATGGCCAACTCGCTGTACTCGGACTACAACGGCCCCAACGAAAAATCCTGGCAACTGCGCTACGACCTCGACCTGGCCGCCTACGGCCTCCCCGGCCTGACCGCCACCCTGTGGCACGCCAAGGGCTGGAATATCGATGGCACCCATTACGACGGCGACCGTAATGGCCGCAACACCGGCTACAACGTGCGCGGGCTGGATGGCGCCAAGCATGACGAGAACGGGTTGATGGTGGCGTACACCGTTCAGTCGGGGCGGCTGAAGAATGCGGTGTTGCGTACCATCGTTTACAACCATCGGGCCAGCGGCGGGCAGATTGATGGGAGCTATGACGAGTTTCGGTTGGTGGGGAATGTGCCGATCAATATTTTTTAG
- a CDS encoding citrate-proton symporter — protein MHSQSTSHGTASGKSIFAVVLGNAVEFFDFGVYATFAVMIGHTFFPSDNAFLSLMLTVTAFGIGFVVRPLGAVLIGSYADRVGRKPAMLLTLVMMAVGTGSIAILPGYDSIGVAAPILLVLTRLIQGLAWGGEAGPATTYILEAAPEHKRGTYACWQVVAQGVAAMVAGLVGYTLTRVLSPEDLNSWGWRVPFVFGLLVLPIGIYIRRNLAETFHGQGESASTAALVREVLGQHRRALVLGLLILSGSTITQYFLNYMTTFAITELHLPTGISMLSTLVAGAAMAVCAVAGGMLCDRYGRKRILMIPRIILLLVLFPALQLMTAHPSPSTFLITLAVLSGLHGMSGAALIVLLVESFPKAVRSTGFSIVYAFGVAAFGGTAQIIITWLIGTTGDPMSPVWYLLVANLVCLTSAWFAHETRPTQAAQTALAPKLREAGVR, from the coding sequence ATGCACAGCCAGTCAACGTCTCATGGCACTGCCAGCGGCAAAAGCATCTTTGCCGTGGTGCTGGGCAATGCCGTGGAGTTTTTCGATTTCGGGGTGTACGCCACCTTCGCCGTGATGATCGGCCACACCTTCTTCCCCAGCGACAACGCCTTTCTCAGCCTGATGCTGACGGTCACCGCCTTTGGCATCGGCTTTGTGGTACGCCCGCTCGGCGCGGTGCTGATCGGTTCTTACGCCGACCGCGTCGGACGCAAACCTGCGATGCTGTTGACCCTGGTGATGATGGCCGTGGGCACCGGCAGCATCGCCATCCTGCCGGGCTACGACAGCATCGGCGTCGCCGCGCCGATTTTGCTGGTGCTGACCCGGCTGATTCAGGGCCTGGCCTGGGGCGGAGAAGCCGGCCCGGCCACCACCTATATCCTTGAGGCCGCCCCCGAGCACAAGCGCGGCACCTATGCCTGCTGGCAAGTGGTCGCCCAAGGCGTCGCGGCGATGGTCGCCGGCCTGGTGGGCTACACCCTGACCCGCGTGCTGTCCCCCGAGGACCTCAACAGCTGGGGCTGGCGCGTGCCCTTCGTGTTCGGCCTGCTGGTGCTGCCGATCGGCATCTACATCCGCCGCAACCTGGCCGAGACTTTCCACGGTCAAGGCGAGAGCGCCAGCACTGCCGCCTTGGTGCGCGAAGTCCTCGGCCAGCATCGCCGCGCCCTGGTGCTGGGTTTGCTGATCCTTTCGGGCAGCACCATCACCCAGTACTTCCTCAACTACATGACCACCTTCGCCATCACCGAACTGCACCTGCCCACCGGCATCTCGATGCTCTCCACCCTGGTGGCTGGCGCGGCCATGGCAGTGTGCGCGGTGGCGGGCGGCATGCTCTGCGACCGTTATGGCCGAAAGCGCATTCTGATGATCCCGCGCATTATCCTGCTGCTGGTGCTGTTCCCGGCCCTGCAGTTGATGACCGCGCACCCCAGCCCGAGCACCTTCCTGATCACTTTGGCAGTGCTCTCCGGCCTGCACGGTATGAGCGGCGCGGCGTTGATCGTGCTGCTGGTCGAGAGCTTCCCCAAGGCGGTGCGTTCCACCGGATTCTCGATCGTCTATGCCTTCGGCGTCGCGGCCTTCGGCGGCACCGCACAGATCATCATCACCTGGCTGATCGGCACCACCGGCGATCCGATGTCGCCGGTCTGGTACCTGCTGGTGGCCAATCTGGTGTGCCTAACCTCGGCCTGGTTCGCCCACGAAACACGTCCTACTCAGGCTGCGCAGACAGCCCTTGCGCCAAAGCTCCGAGAAGCCGGCGTACGCTGA
- a CDS encoding amidase produces the protein MTDLHDLSASQLLALYASRQLSPLDYYDHLISHVQRWEPQINALFAFDPHSVHAQARAATERWHKGEPNGPLDGVPVTIKELIASQGTSVALGTAATRLKPSLVDAPPAARMREAGAILFAKTTVPDFGMLSSGLSSLHGVTRNPWNTANNTGGSSSGAAAAAAAGYGPLHIGTDIGGSVRLPAAWCGLVGFKPTLGRIPIDPYYTGRCAGPMTRTVDDCVLMMEYLARPDRRDATGLPPLSTPWRNDPLSVKGLKIGLMLEPGAGLQPEGFVCEAVEQAARLFEAHGASVRMIAPIMDRAQLDGLDRFWQARQWAELSALSPQQFEQVLPYIREWAAPGEQLTAVQAVQGFNQTFEMRRRTTQVFEDVDLILSPTNQVNAFPAEWPSPTRNPRQPFEHIVFTVPWNMGEQPALSINCGFAADGMPIGLQMVAPRFNDQWLLQVAKTYESWRGAIHRWPTPASL, from the coding sequence ATGACTGACTTGCACGATCTCTCGGCCTCGCAACTGCTGGCCCTGTACGCCAGCCGGCAGCTGTCGCCGCTCGATTATTACGATCACCTGATCAGCCACGTGCAGCGCTGGGAACCGCAGATCAACGCGCTGTTCGCCTTCGATCCGCACAGCGTGCATGCCCAGGCCCGCGCGGCCACCGAGCGTTGGCACAAGGGCGAGCCCAATGGCCCGCTGGATGGGGTGCCGGTCACCATCAAGGAGCTGATCGCCAGTCAGGGCACCTCGGTTGCGCTGGGTACCGCGGCCACCAGGCTCAAGCCTAGCCTGGTCGATGCACCGCCCGCAGCACGGATGCGCGAGGCCGGGGCGATCCTCTTTGCCAAGACCACGGTGCCGGATTTCGGCATGCTGTCCTCCGGGCTGTCGAGCCTGCACGGCGTGACCCGCAACCCTTGGAACACCGCCAACAACACCGGCGGATCAAGCTCTGGCGCGGCCGCAGCAGCCGCGGCCGGCTACGGGCCCTTGCACATCGGCACCGACATCGGCGGCTCGGTGCGCCTGCCCGCTGCGTGGTGCGGGCTGGTGGGCTTCAAGCCGACCTTGGGACGCATCCCCATCGACCCCTATTACACCGGCCGTTGCGCCGGGCCCATGACCCGCACCGTAGACGACTGCGTGCTGATGATGGAGTACCTGGCCCGCCCGGACCGCCGCGACGCCACCGGGCTGCCGCCGCTGAGCACGCCATGGCGCAACGATCCGCTAAGCGTCAAGGGCCTGAAGATCGGCCTGATGCTCGAACCCGGCGCAGGCCTGCAACCAGAGGGGTTTGTCTGCGAGGCGGTGGAACAGGCCGCGCGGCTGTTCGAAGCCCACGGCGCCAGCGTGCGGATGATCGCGCCGATCATGGACCGCGCGCAGCTCGACGGCCTCGACCGTTTCTGGCAGGCGCGCCAATGGGCCGAACTGTCGGCGCTGAGCCCGCAGCAGTTCGAGCAGGTGCTGCCGTATATCCGCGAATGGGCCGCACCCGGCGAGCAGTTGACTGCCGTGCAAGCGGTGCAAGGCTTCAACCAGACCTTCGAGATGCGTCGCCGCACGACCCAGGTGTTCGAAGACGTCGACCTGATCCTTTCGCCCACCAATCAGGTCAATGCCTTCCCCGCCGAGTGGCCGTCACCGACGCGCAATCCGCGCCAGCCGTTCGAACACATCGTCTTCACCGTGCCGTGGAACATGGGCGAGCAGCCGGCGCTGTCGATCAACTGCGGTTTCGCCGCCGATGGTATGCCCATCGGCCTGCAGATGGTCGCGCCGCGCTTCAATGACCAATGGCTGCTGCAAGTGGCCAAGACCTATGAGAGCTGGCGTGGCGCAATCCACCGCTGGCCGACACCTGCATCCCTCTGA
- a CDS encoding type 1 fimbrial protein has product MNIKRQSFPAVVCLVMAGACSAASLPTQGVIHFEGSIVEVGCNTAVSAQSVIELSRCPSASQGSTFQVKSVGPVQGNVEDAQITARLIEESRGDSRYYNQNYVLVDKAGRTITSGMYVVTVTSP; this is encoded by the coding sequence ATGAATATCAAACGCCAGTCTTTCCCCGCAGTTGTGTGCCTCGTGATGGCCGGGGCCTGCAGCGCCGCGTCGCTCCCGACTCAGGGCGTCATTCATTTTGAAGGCAGCATCGTCGAGGTCGGTTGCAACACAGCTGTCTCGGCGCAATCGGTCATCGAACTCAGCCGTTGTCCCTCCGCCAGTCAGGGCAGCACCTTCCAGGTAAAAAGCGTCGGCCCAGTGCAGGGCAACGTCGAGGATGCCCAGATCACCGCTCGGCTGATCGAGGAGTCCCGAGGCGACAGTCGGTACTACAACCAGAACTATGTGCTGGTCGACAAGGCGGGCAGAACGATTACCTCCGGCATGTACGTGGTGACCGTCACTTCGCCTTGA
- a CDS encoding zinc-dependent alcohol dehydrogenase — protein MRALTYHGAHNVKVDTVPDPVLEQPDDIILRVTATAICGSDLHLYRGKIPATEHGDIFGHEFMGIVEEVGAGVTAVSRGDRVVIPFVIACGSCFFCQLDQFAACETTNTGRGAILNKKAIPPGAALFGFSHLYGGIPGGQAEYVRVPQANTGPFKVPGALADEKVLFLSDILPTAFQAVKNTEIGQGSSIAIYGAGPVGLLCAAVARMLGAERIFMVDHHAYRLAYAQQTYGVIPINFDDDDDPADTIIRQTPGNRGVDGVVDAVGFEAKGSTTETILATLKLEGSSGKALRQCIAAVRRGGVVSVPGVYAGFIHGFLFGDAFDKGLTFRMGQTHVQRYLPELLEHIEAGRLAPEAIITHRMSLEQAAEGYKIFDKKEEECRKVILTPGSTVSDLPVSDVISSAPTA, from the coding sequence ATGAGAGCACTCACCTACCACGGCGCTCACAATGTCAAAGTAGACACCGTTCCCGATCCAGTGCTGGAGCAGCCGGATGACATCATCCTGCGGGTGACGGCCACGGCGATTTGTGGTTCGGATCTGCATCTGTACCGAGGCAAGATTCCCGCAACCGAGCATGGCGACATTTTCGGGCACGAGTTCATGGGCATCGTCGAAGAGGTCGGCGCCGGTGTCACTGCGGTGAGCCGTGGCGATCGAGTGGTCATTCCCTTTGTTATCGCGTGTGGCAGTTGTTTCTTCTGCCAGCTGGATCAGTTTGCGGCGTGCGAAACGACCAATACCGGGCGTGGCGCGATCCTCAACAAGAAAGCCATCCCGCCAGGCGCTGCTCTGTTCGGATTCAGCCATCTGTACGGCGGCATTCCGGGTGGCCAGGCTGAATACGTGCGTGTGCCTCAAGCCAACACGGGGCCATTCAAGGTCCCTGGGGCCTTGGCCGATGAGAAGGTGCTGTTTCTTTCGGACATCCTGCCCACCGCCTTCCAGGCAGTGAAGAATACCGAGATTGGCCAGGGCTCGAGCATCGCGATCTATGGCGCGGGGCCGGTGGGCCTGCTGTGTGCTGCAGTTGCCAGGATGCTCGGCGCTGAACGGATATTCATGGTCGATCACCATGCTTACCGTCTGGCGTATGCCCAGCAAACCTACGGGGTGATCCCCATCAATTTCGATGACGATGATGACCCTGCCGATACCATTATTCGCCAGACCCCGGGTAACCGAGGTGTAGACGGCGTGGTCGACGCCGTAGGCTTCGAGGCTAAAGGCAGCACCACCGAAACCATACTGGCCACGCTCAAGCTCGAAGGCAGTAGCGGCAAGGCACTGCGCCAATGCATCGCTGCGGTCAGGCGCGGTGGCGTGGTGAGCGTTCCGGGCGTCTACGCCGGCTTCATACACGGTTTTCTGTTCGGTGACGCCTTCGACAAGGGCCTGACCTTCCGGATGGGCCAGACGCACGTGCAACGCTACCTGCCTGAGCTGCTCGAGCACATTGAAGCCGGCCGCCTGGCCCCGGAAGCGATCATCACTCACCGTATGTCGCTCGAACAGGCCGCCGAGGGCTACAAGATCTTCGACAAGAAGGAAGAAGAGTGCAGAAAGGTCATTCTGACGCCTGGCAGTACGGTCAGCGACTTACCCGTAAGCGATGTCATTAGCAGTGCGCCGACGGCTTGA
- a CDS encoding PA2169 family four-helix-bundle protein: MTDVHKETIKVLNDLIETSKDGEAGFKDLAEHTKNEHLRSVFTSRAADTASGAAELQSLVRGLGGDPETTTSVSADLHRRWVDLKSAITGKDDAALLNEAERGEDVAKKSYSKALENQDLTPDIRAVIQKQYDGVLRNHDQIKALRDQARAQK; this comes from the coding sequence ATGACCGACGTTCATAAAGAAACCATCAAGGTACTCAATGACCTGATCGAGACCTCGAAGGATGGGGAAGCGGGCTTCAAGGATCTGGCTGAACACACCAAAAACGAACACCTGCGCAGCGTATTCACCAGCCGCGCGGCGGATACTGCGAGCGGCGCTGCCGAGCTGCAAAGCCTGGTAAGAGGCCTTGGCGGTGATCCAGAGACCACCACCAGCGTGAGTGCCGACCTGCATCGCCGCTGGGTCGATCTGAAATCGGCAATCACCGGCAAAGATGACGCCGCCCTTCTCAATGAAGCCGAACGCGGTGAAGACGTCGCCAAGAAGAGCTACAGCAAGGCGCTGGAAAATCAGGATCTGACTCCGGACATCCGCGCAGTCATTCAAAAGCAGTATGACGGCGTGCTGCGTAATCACGACCAGATCAAAGCGCTGCGTGATCAGGCCCGCGCTCAGAAATAA
- a CDS encoding lysozyme inhibitor LprI family protein, which translates to MKLLCLLPLTACLLTPLAYADDCDNATTQGDMNACAGRQYQAADKALNSVYQQITQRLKADADTKKLLVGAQRSWVTFRDAECEFAASGVSGGSVYPLIRLNCLTAQTTSRTQALKQYLKCQEGDMGCPVPAQ; encoded by the coding sequence ATGAAATTGCTCTGCCTCCTGCCGTTGACGGCATGCCTGCTCACCCCGTTGGCTTATGCCGACGACTGTGACAACGCCACCACTCAAGGCGACATGAATGCCTGTGCGGGTCGCCAATATCAGGCGGCCGATAAAGCACTCAACAGTGTTTACCAGCAGATCACCCAGCGCTTGAAAGCCGATGCCGACACTAAGAAACTGCTGGTGGGTGCTCAGCGATCCTGGGTGACTTTCCGCGATGCCGAGTGCGAGTTCGCCGCCTCAGGGGTCAGCGGTGGTAGCGTCTATCCGCTGATCCGCCTCAATTGCCTGACGGCGCAAACGACATCGCGCACTCAGGCACTGAAGCAATATCTCAAGTGCCAGGAAGGGGACATGGGCTGTCCGGTGCCGGCACAGTAG